One window of Pelobates fuscus isolate aPelFus1 chromosome 9, aPelFus1.pri, whole genome shotgun sequence genomic DNA carries:
- the PLPP7 gene encoding inactive phospholipid phosphatase 7, translating to MPAQQRRVRPRDRNNVLARPEFMSLGQSLPILQENRGPNRKQSGQTGNSTEGAKERRQSQQLPEEDCMQLNPSFKGIAWSSLMAIDIAMSKRLGVCASTGSSWGSARSMVKLIGITSHGFPWIGGTIVCLWKSNTLAGQEVLTNLLLALFLDILTVAGLQKLVKRRGPYDMTPGVLDYLLLDVYAFPAGHASRATMVSKFFLNHLVLAIPIRILLVLWAFMAGLSRIMIGRHHISDVLGGFVIGYLQFNLVEFIWLSSNTCQMITSLW from the exons ATGCCAGCACAACAGCGTCGGGTCAGACCGCGGGACAGGAATAATGTTCTTGCTAGACCAGAATTCATGTCTCTCGGTCAGTCGTTGCCGATACTTCAGGAGAACCGAGGACCCAACAGAAAACAAAGTGGGCAAACTGGCAACTCTACTGAGGGGGCCAAGGAACGCCGACAAAGCCAGCAGCTCCCGGAAGAGGACTGCATGCAGTTGAACCCGTCTTTCAAAGGCATAGCCTGGAGCTCTCTCATGGCTATCGATATCGCCATGTCCAAAAGGTTGGGTGTCTGTGCAAGCACTGGATCTTCTTGGGGAAGTGCTCGTTCCATGGTCAAGCTAATTGGAATAACCAGCCATGGCTTCCCTTGGATTGGGGGTACTATTGTTTGTTTGTGGAAGAGTAACACATTGGCAGGGCAAGAGGTCCTGACAAACCTGCTACTAG CTTTGTTCCTGGACATCCTGACAGTAGCCGGACTGCAGAAGCTGGTGAAGCGTCGTGGTCCATACGATATGACTCCTGGAGTTCTGGACTATCTGCTCCTCGATGTCTATGCTTTCCCTGCTGGACATGCAAGTCGAGCCACAATGGTATCGAAGTTCTTCCTCAACCACTTGGTGCTTGCCATTCCCATACGCATTTTGTTAGTTTTATGGGCCTTCATGGCCGGATTATCCCGTATAATGATTGGCCGGCATCACATCAGTGATGTTTTAGGAGGATTTGTGATTGGGTATTTGCAGTTTAACTTGGTGGAGTTTATTTGGCTTTCATCGAACACTTGCCAGATGATAACCTCTCTATGGTAA